One region of Niallia sp. Man26 genomic DNA includes:
- a CDS encoding glycosyltransferase family 2 protein: MKISLALIVKNEENSVKKCILNAKKIVDEIVVVDTGSTDSTLKILKENSNLKLFEFLWENDFSKARNYAIDQCTGDYILVLDADEYITFGKRNELEKVMKQNQIGRIKIVSKFKKDGEEFEASSYISRFFPNSVRYKGAIHEQLDSTLPRVDMKLTVSHSGYFDKDKSARNIPILLQELEKHPNDAYFHYQLGKEYRLSKSFNKSWDHLQKAYELVKQHDAFYNQLILELLQTGKELVNKETIIVIRENEQSLNNVTDFHFYKGLFYLDYCLNNLNEAIHLLPKIEASFTACLNISKKKHTEYLSGTGSFLALYNLGVYHEAIGSIVKAKRYYMESARLGYEPAKIRLAAI, encoded by the coding sequence ATGAAAATATCATTAGCATTGATTGTCAAAAACGAAGAAAACTCAGTAAAAAAGTGCATACTAAATGCAAAAAAAATAGTGGATGAAATTGTAGTAGTAGATACAGGGTCTACCGATAGTACATTAAAGATCTTAAAGGAGAATTCCAACTTAAAGCTTTTTGAATTTCTATGGGAAAATGATTTCTCAAAAGCCCGTAATTATGCGATCGACCAATGTACAGGCGATTATATACTAGTATTGGACGCAGACGAGTATATAACATTCGGCAAAAGAAATGAACTGGAAAAAGTCATGAAGCAAAATCAAATCGGCAGAATTAAAATTGTCAGCAAGTTCAAGAAAGATGGAGAGGAGTTCGAAGCAAGCTCCTATATATCCAGATTTTTTCCGAATTCTGTCCGCTATAAGGGAGCGATCCACGAGCAGCTGGATTCAACCCTCCCAAGAGTGGATATGAAGCTGACTGTTTCTCACAGCGGTTATTTCGATAAGGATAAAAGTGCAAGAAATATTCCTATCCTGCTTCAGGAACTTGAGAAACATCCAAACGATGCTTATTTCCATTATCAACTTGGAAAAGAGTACCGGTTAAGCAAGTCTTTTAATAAATCTTGGGACCATCTGCAGAAGGCATATGAGCTAGTGAAACAGCATGATGCTTTCTATAACCAACTTATATTAGAGCTGTTACAGACAGGGAAAGAGCTTGTCAACAAAGAAACAATCATTGTCATTCGTGAAAATGAACAAAGCTTAAACAATGTCACTGATTTTCACTTTTATAAGGGACTTTTCTATTTGGATTATTGTTTAAACAATTTAAATGAAGCTATTCACTTACTTCCAAAAATAGAGGCCAGCTTTACAGCATGTCTGAATATCAGCAAGAAGAAGCATACAGAATATTTAAGCGGAACAGGCAGCTTTTTGGCACTGTATAACTTAGGTGTTTATCATGAGGCAATCGGCAGCATCGTGAAGGCGAAAAGATATTATATGGAGTCTGCAAGACTTGGCTATGAACCTGCCAAGATAAGACTTGCAGCAATTTAA
- a CDS encoding CDP-glycerol glycerophosphotransferase family protein, translated as MIIDIVLVYAAGRGGLEDVIATVSSELTKKGHRVRFFQSYPSQNPDWEQSLPEYYYYGEMGNFESETIPTLSKGYANKLKEAGKPDIVLATHAPSLSFICRSAIASVKGKMAPVLSWLHGPPEYYGNETMLRYSEGHLAISSQIGDSISKSIFEGQPIYNVGNPVIRNEFKTIKRSEGKKLELLYVGRLDQHQKRLDILFKGLELLETDWRLHCIGEGPDGEKIRKLADELGIKDRILFHGWQEDPWNVAEEVTALVMSSDYEGLPLVLMEALGRGMPVISTNCSGASDIINDGENGWIYPIGDFRALADILQKIGENQSILPSVETCKASVQKFHYLRVVENIELILQYHQKLFLQQSNNRVSHIIKDNSYWKSQVVNNILDSVINGVEYLGTTRETVVQEKLAGYFSQDFLELLQQDDQVEGNTEKVTAYVCYPKVDLIDYSFMKAKVSFLLVNEIYNGNISVKEKLHYSARLYNENGNWKISDLILADDYPSESLPKKERKQKVLLVTTANSSSSNTAALYKNMPKHILDSFEVEIAEQRLADEYYQKVLAADILVLTEANVIFDKEQYTLNQTVIDLWHGFPLKAMGHADKNEADRNAVTERWSNIDYVCSYSDKFSEMMTKCFKVDPEIFHITGMPRNDLLIKSYHEKDNSILRKLFHIETEGKKFIMFMPTYRKVTFNNRQDTTLNRSHFFGFEKFNSEEFTAFLEKNNLELIVKFHPVEEQYMLKNGIELGNHVHLLTHEMLTQNNLDMYDILGKFDLLLTDYSSVYFDYLLIDKPIIFLPIDVEQYKTTRGFILGDYDMWTPGAKATTQQQLQDEVLTNLKDSEKFAAERAKVRNIVHYYQDDVSSFRVWEFIKQRAISIN; from the coding sequence ATGATAATTGATATCGTATTAGTGTATGCTGCTGGCCGCGGCGGTTTAGAAGATGTTATAGCTACAGTCAGCTCAGAGTTGACTAAAAAAGGGCATAGGGTAAGATTTTTTCAATCTTATCCTTCCCAAAATCCAGACTGGGAACAGAGTCTGCCTGAATATTACTATTATGGAGAAATGGGAAATTTTGAAAGTGAGACCATTCCAACATTGTCCAAAGGCTATGCTAATAAATTGAAAGAGGCAGGGAAGCCAGATATTGTCCTTGCAACACATGCACCTAGCTTAAGTTTTATATGCCGATCTGCAATTGCAAGCGTAAAGGGAAAAATGGCTCCAGTACTTTCGTGGCTTCATGGTCCACCAGAATATTACGGAAATGAAACTATGTTAAGGTATAGTGAAGGTCATCTGGCTATCTCCTCACAAATCGGAGATAGTATCAGTAAAAGTATATTTGAAGGGCAACCTATTTATAATGTAGGCAACCCTGTCATTCGCAACGAGTTTAAGACAATAAAAAGAAGTGAAGGAAAAAAGCTGGAGCTTCTTTATGTTGGTAGGCTCGATCAGCATCAGAAAAGGTTGGATATTCTTTTTAAAGGTCTAGAACTTCTGGAAACTGATTGGAGGCTTCATTGTATAGGTGAAGGCCCCGATGGAGAGAAAATCAGAAAATTAGCAGATGAACTGGGAATAAAGGATCGAATATTGTTTCATGGCTGGCAGGAAGACCCTTGGAATGTTGCAGAAGAAGTAACTGCACTTGTTATGAGCTCAGACTATGAGGGCCTCCCGCTTGTTCTTATGGAAGCACTTGGAAGAGGGATGCCTGTTATTTCGACAAATTGCAGTGGTGCATCAGATATTATTAATGATGGAGAAAACGGTTGGATTTATCCAATTGGAGACTTCCGTGCTCTTGCTGATATCCTTCAAAAAATCGGGGAAAATCAGAGCATTTTGCCTTCTGTTGAAACATGTAAGGCAAGTGTTCAAAAGTTCCATTATCTAAGGGTTGTTGAAAATATTGAGTTGATATTGCAATACCATCAAAAGCTGTTCCTACAGCAATCTAATAATAGGGTATCTCACATAATAAAAGATAATTCTTATTGGAAATCCCAAGTGGTTAATAATATTCTTGATTCTGTAATTAATGGGGTTGAATATTTAGGAACAACAAGGGAGACTGTTGTGCAGGAAAAACTTGCAGGATATTTCTCACAAGACTTTTTGGAACTTCTCCAGCAGGATGACCAAGTAGAAGGTAATACAGAAAAAGTGACAGCATACGTATGTTATCCTAAAGTTGATTTAATTGATTATTCTTTCATGAAGGCTAAGGTAAGTTTTCTGTTAGTTAATGAAATTTATAATGGAAATATTTCCGTTAAAGAAAAGCTTCATTATTCTGCAAGGCTTTACAATGAAAATGGCAACTGGAAGATTTCAGATCTTATCTTAGCAGATGATTACCCAAGTGAATCGCTTCCAAAAAAAGAACGAAAACAAAAGGTGCTCCTAGTAACTACTGCTAACAGCAGTTCTTCTAATACAGCTGCATTATATAAAAATATGCCTAAACACATATTAGATAGTTTTGAAGTGGAAATCGCAGAGCAAAGACTGGCAGATGAGTATTATCAAAAGGTCCTTGCTGCAGACATTCTTGTTTTGACAGAAGCAAATGTAATCTTTGATAAAGAACAATATACATTAAATCAAACTGTAATTGATTTATGGCATGGATTTCCTCTAAAGGCAATGGGACATGCAGATAAAAATGAGGCAGATCGAAATGCTGTTACAGAAAGATGGAGCAATATTGACTATGTATGTTCGTACTCTGATAAGTTCAGTGAAATGATGACAAAATGCTTTAAAGTTGATCCTGAAATATTTCATATTACAGGAATGCCTCGAAATGATTTATTAATAAAATCCTATCATGAAAAGGATAATTCAATTCTGAGAAAATTGTTCCATATTGAAACAGAGGGTAAAAAGTTTATCATGTTTATGCCAACTTATAGAAAAGTAACATTTAACAACAGGCAGGATACAACTTTAAACAGGAGTCATTTCTTTGGATTTGAGAAATTTAACTCCGAAGAGTTTACTGCGTTTTTGGAAAAAAATAATTTAGAATTGATTGTCAAGTTTCATCCAGTTGAAGAACAGTATATGCTGAAAAATGGGATTGAACTAGGGAATCATGTTCATTTGTTGACACATGAAATGCTGACACAAAACAATCTGGATATGTATGATATTTTAGGAAAGTTTGATTTGCTTTTGACAGATTATTCTTCTGTATACTTTGACTATTTGTTAATTGATAAACCAATCATTTTTCTTCCTATTGACGTAGAGCAGTATAAGACAACAAGAGGATTTATTTTAGGTGATTATGATATGTGGACACCAGGAGCTAAAGCAACGACACAGCAACAACTACAGGATGAAGTTCTAACAAACTTAAAAGATAGTGAGAAGTTTGCTGCAGAGAGAGCGAAGGTACGAAATATTGTTCATTATTATCAAGACGATGTTTCTTCGTTCAGAGTTTGGGAGTTCATAAAGCAAAGGGCTATTTCTATCAATTGA
- a CDS encoding glycosyltransferase family 2 protein — MDIKVSLCMIVKNEENVLDRCLSSVAHLVDEVIIVDTGSTDKTKEIASKYTSKLFDFEWINDFSAARNYAAKQATSDWILVLDADEFIDEENYHEFINGLKEDNGQFDTYGVKIINFTGLYGEKLIQNYHDRVYKNNGEIAYYRAIHEQLKGVDGQSLNGSIARLSVFHSGYMNQTVAEKGKNERNKDLLDKEMLESNNAFDYFNLGNEYYSQGQYEEALKAYTNAYNLKSSYQLSWVASTVIQIISVLIQLKRYNDAVNVINDSIELYPGSFEMIFLKGEICYVRGQYDDAKYYFEEIINNSERYNHTILRPDLKDQMPHRRLGDIYNYEKVYDKAIYHYMNVLNINKLDSDCIRKIIYILNKFHTEDEIIQFIERNDLININNLASYMSGCFDIGKPNIIQPFLKYNIEDKLLEKIYKLKNYCLTGTGNLAEFNDILNPKVVESLNNKQMLNIIDLYLLRGRLLEGNQSPLLVAAFEEDEHISMLVELLNNLTVEKLVEPELFLGSLQILMNYKKYDLASKLINNKHLLTESALAKAAAILYENDFKGEGLQLYNACDWDVYTEQDFLNIINGLFETGNDQNAIEFTKYANLLFENDFRFYKILLENPIDDHLFNATVKKALETFKGSIYMEKYLL; from the coding sequence GTGGATATAAAAGTATCATTATGTATGATTGTAAAAAATGAAGAAAATGTACTGGATCGCTGCTTATCGTCAGTCGCACATTTAGTTGATGAAGTGATTATTGTAGATACAGGGTCAACAGACAAAACAAAGGAGATTGCAAGTAAATATACATCCAAATTATTTGATTTTGAATGGATTAACGATTTCTCTGCTGCAAGGAATTATGCGGCTAAACAGGCAACTAGTGACTGGATTTTAGTACTTGACGCAGATGAATTTATTGATGAGGAAAATTATCATGAATTTATTAATGGTTTAAAAGAAGATAATGGCCAATTTGACACATATGGCGTGAAAATAATAAACTTTACCGGTTTGTATGGGGAGAAACTAATTCAGAATTATCATGATCGTGTGTATAAGAATAACGGTGAAATTGCCTATTATCGTGCTATTCATGAACAATTAAAAGGTGTTGACGGTCAATCTCTGAACGGAAGTATAGCGAGGCTTTCAGTATTTCACTCTGGGTACATGAATCAGACTGTAGCAGAGAAAGGAAAGAATGAACGTAATAAAGATCTTCTTGATAAAGAAATGCTGGAAAGTAATAATGCATTTGATTATTTCAATTTAGGAAATGAATATTATTCACAAGGACAATATGAAGAGGCATTAAAAGCATATACAAATGCTTACAACTTAAAGAGCAGCTATCAATTATCTTGGGTGGCTTCTACTGTTATCCAGATAATCAGCGTGTTAATACAGTTAAAGAGATATAATGATGCAGTTAATGTTATCAATGACTCCATAGAACTATACCCAGGCTCATTCGAAATGATTTTCCTAAAAGGTGAGATTTGTTATGTTAGAGGACAATATGATGATGCTAAGTATTATTTTGAAGAGATTATTAACAATAGTGAAAGGTATAATCATACTATTTTGAGGCCAGATTTGAAAGACCAAATGCCGCACAGAAGGCTTGGGGATATATACAATTATGAGAAAGTATATGACAAAGCCATTTACCACTATATGAACGTACTGAATATTAATAAGTTAGATAGTGATTGTATAAGAAAGATTATCTACATTTTAAATAAATTCCATACTGAAGATGAAATTATACAATTTATTGAAAGAAATGACCTAATTAATATAAATAATTTAGCTTCTTATATGTCTGGGTGTTTTGATATAGGGAAACCAAATATTATTCAGCCGTTTCTAAAATATAATATTGAGGATAAACTGTTAGAAAAAATATACAAACTTAAAAATTACTGTTTAACGGGAACAGGAAATCTAGCAGAGTTTAATGATATATTAAATCCAAAAGTAGTTGAGAGTCTAAATAATAAACAAATGCTAAATATTATTGATTTATACTTATTAAGAGGTAGGCTTTTAGAGGGAAATCAATCACCTTTGCTTGTTGCTGCCTTTGAAGAAGACGAGCACATAAGTATGTTGGTTGAATTATTAAATAATTTAACAGTCGAAAAATTAGTTGAACCGGAATTATTCCTAGGTTCCCTCCAAATTCTTATGAACTATAAAAAATATGATTTGGCATCCAAATTAATAAATAATAAACATTTACTAACAGAATCTGCACTAGCGAAGGCAGCAGCTATTCTTTATGAAAATGATTTTAAAGGGGAGGGCCTTCAATTATATAATGCTTGTGACTGGGATGTTTATACTGAACAAGATTTCTTAAATATAATAAATGGTCTATTTGAGACTGGAAATGATCAAAATGCTATTGAATTCACGAAATATGCTAATTTGTTGTTTGAGAATGATTTCAGATTCTATAAAATCTTACTGGAAAACCCAATTGATGATCACCTGTTTAACGCTACCGTGAAAAAAGCATTAGAGACTTTTAAAGGAAGCATTTATATGGAAAAGTATCTATTATAG
- a CDS encoding flagellin, with the protein MRINHNIAALNTYRQLSSATTAQSKSMEKLSSGQRINRAGDDAAGLAISEKMRGQIRGLDQASRNSQDGISLIQTAEGALNETHAILQRMRELAVQGGNDTNTTDDRTQIQTELNQLMSEVDRIANTTEFNTQNLLKGSFSATLQVGANDGQTINFSISGMGAASLGLTAANISVGSNLLASGTISTLDAAIKTVSTQRSNLGALQNRLEHTINNLDTSSENLTAAESRVRDVDMAKEMMNQTKNSILAQAAQSMLAQANQQPQGVLQLLQ; encoded by the coding sequence ATGAGAATTAATCACAATATCGCTGCATTAAACACATACCGTCAATTGAGTTCTGCAACAACTGCTCAATCTAAATCAATGGAGAAATTGTCTTCAGGTCAACGTATCAACCGTGCTGGTGACGATGCTGCTGGTCTAGCAATCTCTGAAAAAATGCGTGGACAAATTCGCGGTTTGGATCAAGCATCTCGTAACTCACAAGATGGTATCTCTCTAATCCAAACAGCTGAAGGTGCATTGAATGAAACACATGCAATTCTTCAACGTATGCGTGAGCTAGCTGTACAAGGTGGTAACGATACAAATACTACTGATGACAGAACTCAAATTCAAACAGAACTAAACCAATTAATGTCTGAAGTTGACCGTATTGCTAATACAACTGAGTTCAACACACAAAACCTATTAAAAGGTTCATTCTCTGCAACACTACAAGTAGGAGCTAATGATGGACAAACTATCAACTTCTCTATTAGTGGAATGGGTGCAGCTAGCCTTGGTCTTACAGCTGCTAATATTTCAGTAGGAAGTAACCTGCTTGCAAGTGGCACAATTTCAACATTAGATGCTGCAATTAAAACAGTTTCTACACAACGTTCAAACCTAGGTGCATTGCAAAACCGCCTAGAGCACACAATCAACAACTTGGATACATCTTCTGAGAACTTGACTGCTGCAGAATCTCGTGTACGTGACGTAGATATGGCGAAAGAAATGATGAACCAAACGAAAAACTCTATTCTTGCTCAAGCAGCTCAATCAATGCTTGCTCAAGCAAACCAACAGCCACAAGGCGTACTTCAATTACTTCAATAA
- a CDS encoding flagellin, translated as MRINHNIAALNTYRQLSSASTAQSKSMEKLSSGQRINRAGDDAAGLAISEKMRGQIRGLDQASRNSQDGISLIQTAEGALNETHAILQRMRELAVQGGNDTNTTDDRAQIKTEIDQLTKEIDRIADTTEFNTQNLLGGSFSATLQVGANDGQTINFTISAMDADGLGISGTISVGTNAQASASISKLDEAIKTVSTQRSNLGALQNRLEHTINNLDTSSENLTAAESRVRDVDMAKEMMNQTKNSILAQAAQSMLAQANQQPQGVLQLLQ; from the coding sequence ATGAGAATCAATCATAATATCGCTGCATTAAACACATACCGTCAATTGAGCTCCGCAAGTACTGCTCAATCTAAATCAATGGAGAAATTGTCTTCAGGTCAACGTATTAACCGTGCTGGAGATGACGCTGCTGGTCTAGCAATCTCTGAAAAAATGCGTGGACAGATCCGCGGTTTGGATCAAGCATCTCGTAACTCACAAGATGGTATCTCTCTAATCCAAACAGCTGAAGGTGCATTGAACGAAACACATGCAATTCTTCAACGTATGCGTGAACTAGCTGTTCAAGGTGGTAACGATACAAACACTACTGATGACAGAGCACAAATTAAAACAGAAATAGACCAATTAACAAAAGAAATTGATCGTATTGCTGATACAACAGAATTTAACACGCAAAACCTACTAGGTGGAAGTTTCTCCGCGACACTACAAGTAGGAGCTAATGATGGACAAACTATCAACTTTACAATCAGCGCAATGGATGCTGATGGTCTAGGGATATCAGGAACAATTAGTGTAGGAACAAACGCGCAAGCAAGTGCTTCTATCTCTAAATTAGATGAAGCAATTAAAACTGTTTCAACACAACGTTCAAACCTTGGAGCATTACAAAATCGCCTAGAGCACACAATCAACAACTTGGATACATCATCTGAGAACTTGACGGCTGCAGAATCTCGTGTACGTGACGTAGACATGGCGAAAGAAATGATGAACCAAACAAAGAACTCTATCCTTGCTCAAGCAGCTCAATCAATGCTTGCTCAAGCAAACCAACAGCCACAAGGTGTACTACAATTACTGCAATAA
- a CDS encoding glycosyltransferase family 2 protein, whose translation MSLSNPKVSVIIPLYNVIDLIEETMQSLLKQTLNEVEYIFIDDESSDGTYERALDYEQKHLNIKVIRQASNMGVSAARNKGIKEANGDYVFFMDSDDLLLENSIETLYYAAITNDADLVTGVHASFTDGVVASADMFTQFPRLQVEGEKILHENTELFYLIYCWGKLFKRELVKNITFPEGVNYFEDQPFIVNAYINASKIYSVPSVTYYHRKRSGVSQSLTQLIQTNLYKHMDDLIEAIELSTTYITKKKIGEECLKLLIGYLNRVLLWNVWYILSSAIGSKNSDVTIYCLTKINNWVTTVEDNIVLHTQGFQVIMQEANKYSSLLDANSMKQLVNLMRNILGKMEAAKRQTTNY comes from the coding sequence ATGAGTTTAAGTAATCCTAAAGTAAGTGTCATAATACCACTGTACAATGTCATTGACCTGATAGAAGAGACGATGCAATCACTGTTAAAACAAACACTGAATGAAGTTGAATATATATTTATAGATGACGAATCATCGGATGGTACATATGAGAGAGCTCTAGACTATGAGCAAAAGCATTTAAATATTAAAGTGATTCGACAAGCATCTAATATGGGAGTATCGGCAGCCAGAAATAAGGGGATAAAGGAAGCGAACGGCGACTATGTATTTTTCATGGATAGCGATGACCTTTTATTAGAAAACTCTATTGAAACACTCTATTATGCAGCCATCACTAATGATGCCGATTTAGTAACTGGTGTTCATGCTTCTTTTACAGATGGTGTTGTTGCTTCAGCAGACATGTTTACACAATTCCCAAGGTTACAAGTAGAAGGAGAAAAAATTCTTCATGAGAACACAGAGCTATTCTACTTGATATACTGTTGGGGTAAACTATTTAAACGGGAATTGGTAAAGAACATAACCTTTCCTGAGGGTGTAAATTATTTCGAGGATCAACCTTTTATTGTTAATGCATATATAAACGCCTCAAAAATCTATTCTGTACCCAGCGTGACTTACTATCACAGAAAAAGGTCAGGTGTTAGCCAATCTTTAACTCAACTTATCCAAACTAATTTATATAAACATATGGATGATTTAATAGAAGCAATTGAACTGTCTACTACATACATAACTAAGAAAAAAATCGGGGAAGAATGCCTGAAATTACTTATTGGCTATCTTAATAGAGTACTCTTATGGAACGTTTGGTATATACTAAGCTCCGCTATCGGTAGCAAAAATTCTGACGTTACTATTTATTGCCTAACTAAAATAAATAACTGGGTTACTACTGTAGAAGATAATATAGTCCTCCATACACAAGGATTCCAAGTAATTATGCAGGAGGCTAACAAATATTCCTCACTTTTAGATGCCAATTCAATGAAGCAGCTAGTAAACTTAATGAGGAATATACTAGGTAAAATGGAAGCGGCAAAAAGACAAACTACTAACTATTAA
- a CDS encoding flagellin, translated as MRINHNIAALNTYRQLSSASTAQSKSMEKLSSGQRINRAGDDAAGLAISEKMRGQIRGLDQASRNSQDGISLIQTAEGALNETHAILQRMRELAVQGGNDTNTTDDRAQIKTEIDQLTKEIDRIADTTEFNTQNLLGGSFSATLQVGANDGQTINFTISAMDADGLGISGTISVGTNAQASASISKLDEAIKTVSTQRSNLGALQNRLEHTINNLDTSSENLTAAESRVRDVDMAKEMMNQTKNSILAQAAQSMLAQANQQPQGVLQLLQ; from the coding sequence ATGAGAATCAATCATAATATCGCTGCATTAAACACATACCGTCAATTGAGCTCCGCAAGTACTGCTCAATCTAAATCAATGGAGAAATTGTCTTCAGGTCAACGTATTAACCGTGCTGGAGATGACGCTGCTGGTCTAGCAATCTCTGAAAAAATGCGTGGACAGATCCGCGGTTTGGATCAAGCATCTCGTAACTCACAAGATGGTATCTCTCTAATCCAAACAGCTGAAGGTGCATTGAACGAAACACATGCAATTCTTCAACGTATGCGTGAACTAGCTGTTCAAGGTGGTAACGATACAAACACTACTGATGACAGAGCACAAATTAAAACAGAAATAGACCAATTAACAAAAGAAATTGATCGTATTGCTGATACAACAGAATTTAACACGCAAAACCTACTAGGTGGAAGTTTCTCCGCGACACTACAAGTAGGAGCTAATGATGGACAAACTATCAACTTTACAATCAGCGCAATGGATGCTGATGGTCTAGGGATATCAGGAACAATTAGTGTAGGAACAAACGCGCAAGCAAGTGCTTCTATCTCTAAATTAGATGAAGCAATTAAAACTGTTTCAACACAACGTTCAAACCTTGGAGCATTACAAAATCGCCTAGAGCACACAATCAACAACTTGGATACATCATCTGAGAACTTGACGGCTGCAGAATCTCGTGTACGTGACGTAGACATGGCGAAAGAAATGATGAACCAAACAAAGAACTCTATCCTTGCTCAAGCAGCTCAATCAATGCTTGCTCAAGCAAACCAACAACCACAAGGCGTACTACAGTTACTTCAATAA
- a CDS encoding flagellin, with the protein MRINHNIAALNTYRQLSSATTAQSKSMEKLSSGQRINRAGDDAAGLAISEKMRGQIRGLDQASRNSQDGISLIQTAEGALNETHAILQRMRELAVQGGNDTNTTDDRTQIQTELNQLMSEVDRIANTTEFNTQNLLKGSFSATLQVGANDGQTINFSISGMGAASLGLTAANISVGSNLLASGTISTLDAAIKTVSTQRSNLGALQNRLEHTINNLDTSSENLTAAESRVRDVDMAKEMMNQTKNSILAQAAQSMLAQANQQPQGVLQLLQ; encoded by the coding sequence ATGAGAATCAATCACAATATCGCTGCATTAAACACATACCGTCAATTGAGCTCTGCAACAACTGCTCAATCTAAATCAATGGAGAAATTGTCTTCAGGTCAACGTATCAACCGTGCTGGTGACGATGCTGCTGGTCTAGCAATCTCTGAAAAAATGCGTGGACAAATTCGCGGTTTGGATCAAGCATCTCGTAACTCACAAGATGGTATCTCTCTAATCCAAACAGCTGAAGGTGCATTGAATGAAACACATGCAATTCTTCAACGTATGCGTGAGCTAGCTGTACAAGGTGGTAACGATACAAATACTACTGATGACAGAACTCAAATTCAAACAGAACTAAACCAATTAATGTCTGAAGTTGACCGTATTGCTAATACAACTGAGTTCAACACACAAAACCTATTAAAAGGTTCATTCTCTGCAACACTACAAGTAGGAGCTAATGATGGACAAACTATCAACTTCTCTATTAGTGGAATGGGTGCAGCTAGCCTTGGTCTTACAGCTGCTAATATTTCAGTAGGAAGTAACCTGCTTGCAAGTGGCACAATTTCAACATTAGATGCTGCAATTAAAACAGTTTCTACACAACGTTCAAACCTAGGTGCATTGCAAAACCGCCTAGAGCACACAATCAACAACTTGGATACATCTTCTGAGAACTTGACTGCTGCAGAATCTCGTGTTCGTGACGTAGATATGGCGAAAGAAATGATGAACCAAACGAAAAACTCTATTCTTGCTCAAGCAGCTCAATCTATGCTTGCTCAAGCAAACCAACAACCACAAGGCGTACTTCAATTACTTCAATAA
- the csrA gene encoding carbon storage regulator CsrA, which translates to MLVLSRKVGEVIKIGNDIELTVVSVSGDQVKLGISAPKQVEIHRKEVFDQIYNENKAASVDISSVLNVFKKNK; encoded by the coding sequence ATGCTCGTACTATCCAGAAAAGTCGGCGAAGTAATCAAAATAGGCAATGACATCGAATTAACAGTCGTGTCGGTTAGCGGAGATCAAGTAAAGTTAGGAATCAGTGCACCTAAACAAGTCGAAATACATCGTAAAGAAGTATTTGACCAAATTTATAATGAAAATAAAGCAGCATCTGTTGATATCAGCAGTGTATTAAATGTCTTCAAAAAAAATAAATAA
- the fliW gene encoding flagellar assembly protein FliW, whose product MKINTKFHGEKEITDKEIIHFPKGIPAFEEEQQFVILPIDDQEHIFILQSVTNENLGFVVANPFVFFKEYEFELAESTTSFLELESDRDVLIFTILTVQDPFAKTTANLQAPIILNIKNNQAQQVILNLPEYKTKHSIFSQQQSEAVKG is encoded by the coding sequence TTGAAAATTAATACAAAGTTTCATGGAGAAAAAGAAATAACCGACAAGGAAATCATTCATTTTCCAAAAGGAATTCCTGCATTTGAAGAAGAACAACAATTCGTCATCCTGCCGATTGATGACCAAGAGCATATATTTATCCTTCAGTCTGTCACAAATGAAAATCTTGGTTTTGTTGTTGCAAACCCCTTCGTTTTTTTCAAGGAATATGAGTTTGAACTAGCAGAATCTACGACAAGCTTTTTAGAGCTAGAGTCAGATAGGGATGTTCTTATCTTTACCATTTTGACAGTCCAGGATCCTTTTGCAAAAACAACCGCTAATTTACAGGCGCCGATTATTCTTAACATAAAAAACAATCAAGCCCAGCAAGTAATTCTAAATTTGCCTGAATACAAAACAAAGCACAGCATTTTTTCACAACAACAATCAGAAGCGGTAAAGGGGTGA